Within the Vagococcus carniphilus genome, the region TTTTTCATCAAATACTCATCTAAATTCTATAAAAAAAGCCTTGAATAATTATATTCAAGGCATTTCTATCGATTATTGTTTTTGACTGCTCTGTCTTTCAGACACAAACTCATGATTATAAAATTTACTATTTTTGGCTAATTCATCATTAACTTTTTCTAATGAATCTCTTTCAATTAATGTTTTTTCACCAGAAGATAAATCTGTTCCTAGTCCTAAACGATTTCCTTCTATTTTAACACCCATACCTGATAAAATTGTCGGATACATATCAAAAGGTGCAAATTTTCGATTAGTTGTTTGAATTGATTTTTCATCAAAATCACCATTCAAGATTAGGTTAGTTGTTGTACGATGATAACTCGGATCAAAATCTTTAAAGAATTTTTTATCCATACTTAAATGATCTCCAGTTAAAACAATCGTAGTATTATCATAAAATGGTTGTTCCTGAATCCATTTAACAAAATCTGTTACTTGTTTTTGAGAATGGAAAATAACATTAGCATACTGCTCATCAAATGGTCTTGGTGTATCCTTTTCAATATAGCCATCTGGAAAATGAGTATCCGCATTTTCCATCGTAAAGTTAAATGGTTTCCCTTCATTAGCTAATCGAGTAATTTCTTCTTGAGCATACGCGTATAATTTCTTGTCTTCAAATCCCCACCAGACATTGTAATCATTAGGTATTTTACCAATTTTTCTGGCATGCTTAACATCATAAATATTGAAATCATGATGATTATTAAAGAATGACGTTAAACCACCAAAATCTGCATCTGCCCCAAACATGATTGTTTGGTTATAACCTTCTTTATAAAGGATATCACCAATTCCTACAGCTCCTGGTAAAAAATAGCCTGATTTTCCATAAGAATTACCATTCATAGGTATTTTAAGTGGTAAGCCAGTACTCATATTCACCATCGAAGCTACTGACCAACTTGATCCATATGTTTGATAGGCCCCACCACGTTTTTCTGATTCAGAGAATGAAACACCTTCAGCATACAATTTTTCATAATCCGGCATTAAATTCTTCTTCATATACCCGCCTGATTTTTTATCAAAATAGGTATTTTCATACGACTCTAAATAAATATGAATTAAATTTCGTTTTTGTTTTGGAAACTCTAATTTTGTTGTTTTAGGCGAACGATAATTATCCTTGATGTAGCTTGAATCATCAAAGTATGCATGATAAACCTTTACAAGTTGTAATTCTTTCACGCTATAATTAAGTCCAAATAAAAGTAAACCTAGAGAAAAAATCCATCCAAATCGTTTTACTAAACGATCAGAGAATACTTTTTCTCCGTGCCATTGTATTTCAAATTTTGCCATCATTAAAAGAGAAAATCCAACTAAGATAGCTACAAGTAGTAATACAGGTCCATTTACCGCTTGTTCTGTGACACCTGAAGCAGTACCTGTAACAGGTGAATTAAAATTAAATAAAAACTGTTCTGGAGTTAGTTTACCGAAAAAATCAATAAACCAAATAGTTCCAATCAATAAAAAACTACCTAAAAAAACAAAGATTCCAGAAACAATTGAACACACAATAGCTCCTTTTTTTTCTTTTTTTTCATTGGTTTTAAATGTAATATCTTTTAAAATAACACCTTTAATAAAAAGGATTATGAAGCCAAGCACCATAGTAAATAAAAAATATTTCAAAACAAATAATGTTTTATAATTCTCTATACTTAACACGTACTCTTTTTTTAAAATATACCTCATTATAAATAAAGACAATGTATTGACTCCAATAGTATAAACAATACCGGTTTTTATTTTCTTTTTGATGTCTGTTTTTTTAAACAACAAACTATCGATAAAAAATAGTAAACCCCCAACAATTAAAAAT harbors:
- a CDS encoding LTA synthase family protein, which produces MRLLLFLIVGGLLFFIDSLLFKKTDIKKKIKTGIVYTIGVNTLSLFIMRYILKKEYVLSIENYKTLFVLKYFLFTMVLGFIILFIKGVILKDITFKTNEKKEKKGAIVCSIVSGIFVFLGSFLLIGTIWFIDFFGKLTPEQFLFNFNSPVTGTASGVTEQAVNGPVLLLVAILVGFSLLMMAKFEIQWHGEKVFSDRLVKRFGWIFSLGLLLFGLNYSVKELQLVKVYHAYFDDSSYIKDNYRSPKTTKLEFPKQKRNLIHIYLESYENTYFDKKSGGYMKKNLMPDYEKLYAEGVSFSESEKRGGAYQTYGSSWSVASMVNMSTGLPLKIPMNGNSYGKSGYFLPGAVGIGDILYKEGYNQTIMFGADADFGGLTSFFNNHHDFNIYDVKHARKIGKIPNDYNVWWGFEDKKLYAYAQEEITRLANEGKPFNFTMENADTHFPDGYIEKDTPRPFDEQYANVIFHSQKQVTDFVKWIQEQPFYDNTTIVLTGDHLSMDKKFFKDFDPSYHRTTTNLILNGDFDEKSIQTTNRKFAPFDMYPTILSGMGVKIEGNRLGLGTDLSSGEKTLIERDSLEKVNDELAKNSKFYNHEFVSERQSSQKQ